TGCAAAAGTGCTTTCTAACTGAAGAGCAAAGAATGACCAACACCTCTTTTTAAACCACCCACCTTcctgtcttccctccctcctccatcatGATCATGCAGTCAGAGAACATAACAAGCAGGAAAAGTTGCTCAAGCACTACACTTCTCCTCTTTGGCCCACAGGAGTACTTGAACACTAATATTGTTCCTCTAAGCCAAGCATGGATCTCTCTTAGGGTTCATATGTGGGTAGGAcagatactcctgggggaattctgtgtcactgtGCATGCAGAATTTGTACATTGAGAGTGTTGAATTTCCCTTTTCTCcgccacagaaatgggctgcagaacTGTTGCAAGTAGAAGATACTgcctgggtggggaggaaggaaggaggagctggacagttcctggcagctgcagttcccagcatgccctgaaagAAGGGGGTGGCACACTagcccaggacccagcatcaggctgtttctccctctggcttCCCAGGCTATGGGGGATTAGGGTGTGCGGGTGTCTAGGCTGGTGGGGGCCCACAGCGGGGCTCTGGGGGATGTGTACGAGTGTCTGGGTGGGATGtgctctgcagctgggctctgggggtgggggtttatgggctgggggggcacccCACAGAAAGgctctggggaaggaggggacacgagtgtctgggctggggggagaaccatggctgggctctgggggatggggggggcgggtctctggcCCCCTGCTGGGCTCtaagggattggggggggggcgcagagaaACAGGATCTTCTTTAActctgtactcctgggggaattttttggGTGTCTGTATTCTTACAAAcagttgctgacaggtattttgaaataaattaccaaaatactTAAAAAACTGTCCTGATTATATAGTGTAATTTTGACAAAGTATGTAGAatttgtgtgcagaatttttaggtgcagaatttccccaggagtagacaGAAGAAATATgaagaggggaagagaagaggggaggggaaaaaaaaaatccacaagaaGAAAGAAGTAGGAAACAGACTGAACGGAAGTGGCAGAGAAAGTTAGTGCAGGGGGATGGAAATCCTCAAAAATATAAAGAGGACTGAAGTAAGACTAGACAAAAAGATATGTGAGAATAGAAAAAGTAGGTAGGCCCTCCACAGTTGAGCAACTTCAACTCACTAAGGTTGGAAACTACTCCTGGCATATATTATGCTGATAATGTCACAACCACCATATAATCCTGCTGGAGAACAGAGCCAACCTAACTCCATAATTGGGGTTGAGGGTGGTTAATTAAGCACTTTTCTTTTATTACTGTATTGCCCACTTATTAAAAAATATGCCATCAAGAGGATAACACTTTGGGACAAAAAGTAATTTGTATAACTGTGTTCCACAGTTCAAAAACCTCACAACTTTCTTGACTCAAAACCTCCCGAACAACATATGCCATAATGTCATTAAGCAAGAACTGGTTATCTGCAGCTTCAGAGGACCAGAAGGTGAGGAGAGTTTTACTGTACACTGTTGCTAAACAGTCTTCTCATTCACTGTTTAGACATTCAGCACAACCCCGCAAcgagttaattttttaaaaatatatagtttcTACTCACATTTATGATTGAAATCAATGTACTTTTCAGTTCCCATATAACACAAGCTGTCAGCAATTTTGATCTCAGAAACTGCTATTCTGTAGTAGGATTTCCCACACTTGAAAGCAATATTTAGTCCTAAGTACACAACTCCAATCATTAGGAGTTCCGTCTGCAAATCTGAGAGCAAAATTCAACCATTAGCGCATACTTCCCATAAGATAAAGGACTCTGACCTTCACTAATGTAAGGTTTGTCAAATAAGTTGCAGTGCAAAGGATCGTTATTAGAGAAAGTAACTGAAAGAGTTCATGGAGGAACAGTATGTTAATGTGGGATCAGGGAAGTTTACTAGTTTTTCCTTTTAGTTGCATCATTTCTGCCTTAGGGTAAAAATCAGTCATCTTTACTATTCAGTACTTAGGATCTGATTTTGCCAtatcttgaagaaaaaaaagttccTTCTTTTAGTTTTCTTGACCTTGCTTGAACCAAAGGCTGGTAGAAAGTGTCATTTTTATTCAgagagtttaaggctagaaggacCACTAAATCATCTagtgcagggattggcaacctttggcatgcagcccatcagggaaagccgctggcagaccaggatggtttgtttacctgcagcgtctgcaggttcggtcgatcgcagctcccactggccgtggttcattgctccaggccaatgggggctgcgggaagtggtggccagcacatacCTCGACCCATGCCGCTTCCCgtagccctcattggcctggagtggcaagccGCAGCCAGTGGGACCTGCGATCGGcggaacctgcagatgctgcaggtaaacaaaccgcccAAGCCTGCCAGCGGCTTTCCTTGACGGGCCACGTACTAAAGgctgccgatccctgatctagtctgacctcctgcataacacagcccaTTAATTCACCCAGTTATCCCCAAACTGTGCTCAATagtttgtgtttggctaaagacTATttcccagaaaggcatccagccttgatttgaaaacatcaaaagatggagaatcTATTACTTCCTTTGGTGGCTTCCTTCAGTGGTCAGTCATATGTAGTCTTCTTGTAGAGACCATCCTCACAGTTACAAGGGCTAATACAGTACATGGACTGAATCTTAAATAGCTAAAAGCACTTTTTACTTCCATGCACATATGGATCAGGCAAAGCACATTCACTTCCTTCTGTGATGAAAATAATGTCTGTTTAGAAAAGGCATGCTGctattatatatttaatatactGTTAATGCTCGTCATTTCTCTTTTCACAGAAGAGCAAAGAAAGCACTCATATCTAGTTGTTGCCTTTCAGCAAAggcatttttaaacaatattcaACTTTACCTGTATTATCACTTCTTCAATCTGACCACTTTTCATTTTGTCTTCTAGTTTTTCGACATTAGGTTCCTGTGAATTCAGGTAATTTAAAATATCAAGTGCAGAACTTAAAGACATAACTTAAAATAGATCATACAGTGTCCAATTCTTCCTAAACGTAACCACTCAAATGAGTTAGCTTCAAGGTGACCTATTTTACACTACAGGAATACATGATTCCTGTACTGTTCTTTCCTGCTATAAGCAATGTCTCATTGACAATATAAAGACAGTCAAATACCCCCCAAAAGTTATTTTACTGCAATTCAGATGTACAGAGAAGCAAAAATAGCATTCTGTTGTACCACAGATTGTCGACGGAAAGTGGGATCATAGCTTTCTGGAGAAATAAGATACTCATCCTTTCAACAAGTCACTGTAGTCAAACAAAAGCAAGAATGCAATACTAGAACGAGCTATTTGACCCTACCCAATGGAAAAGTGGTTGTTCCAAAAATGTTGAACAGCAAGAGCTAAAATAGTGCATTTGGTAAAAGAGTGAGTgagtgtaaataaaataaaatacctgGAAGTCTGCTATTCTGCAAATCTTCAGATAACTACtttctatttctatttttagCAGAAATCAGTGATAAGACACCATTGCTATTTTCTAGTTAAATACACAAAAGAGTAGTAGTTTATGTAATCAGAAACAGTATGTGACCGTGATCATCTCCCTGAAACAGATAACTTCTATATGTTCTTTGAAGATAAACTGAGATTTTGAGAATACTATAGTCTTTGCTGTACAAACTTtgcatataaaatatttacaaGTAGTGCTATACTTACTGTTTTTACCATGTTAAACCGCTCATTTACAATCTGTTCAGTGTATTTCCTATATGCTGCATCTTTGGGGATGTCCTGCAGAGCAGCGAGAATTTTTGTATACAGTATCCTCAGGTGCTGAAATGATTGGAAGAAAGGTGCAAGTGTGTAAATAATAAATGACTgttaacagaaatatttaaataatttacgAGCCCACAAAGTAAAATATAGAGAACTGCAGCATTCAAATTCACACTGGCTATACCAATAAAGTAGCTGGGTTTGAGTGCAGGATTCTGACCTGGGTTTGGGCCAGGATGCATTTCAATTCGGGGTTCCAGTTTGGACTCAACTGTAGAGTATAAAACTACCTTGCTAATCTTCTTGACTTTCTTCATGAACTGTGCTGTGAATGTTTTAATTTGTTCTCAAGATTTGGCCTTTAACATCTCTGAGATAGATTAATCGGCACAAagccttaaagaaaaaaaaaaaaaagcaaatcatCAAAGCCAAAAGATATAgccacttccctcctccccccagagtaCACTAAAAAGGGCACCTGTTACCCGTGCCAAGAGTAGAATGATTTCATTTACATTCATCAGTAGAAAAGTCTGTGGATTTGGATAAACACCCTCAGCATGTTTTTAAGAAACTTCACGGGTTAGGAAAAAATTCGCAGTAGCTGGGAAACAGATGAGATTGGGCTGCAGTAGAAGGTGGATAGTGGAACCAACAGGGTAATTTCTGAGTGGAAGGAATAGGAGTGGGAAACTGGAGGTAAGGGCAAGGAGCAGAAGCAGGATTATACAGACAACAgcaggaaaagagaaggaaaatagtGTGTTAAGACCAAGGGGTTAATTGAAGCCCTGATGAGTTTATGACTCAAATTGTTATAAattaaaatctgaaataaatTCACGCTCCTAGAAGTTGTAAGACAGCCCTGCAGATATGGCTTTTTATCTGTGAGAGTTAGTTTTATACGCCTGTTAGTTTTATACTCCAAGCAACACTAGCAGTGGCACTGGCACGATCTCTCCCTAGTGGGATTATTGTGTAGTCTGAAAATTTCCATGTTTCAGGGAAAGATATGGGATTGCTGTGATATTAAACAATCAAAGAGTTCTTTCAAATTCGGTAGTGGACAAATGTCATAAGTCAGTGGCCCCCAAACTTTTACCTTGTGCCCCCTCTTATCCCTGCCTGTCCCCCGCCCGCAGCCAGGAGCGGAGCTGctgcttcggggggggggggggggggggaagaaacgcagacgggtaagggggccaaggctgaggccacagctgggggaggccaagggcacaggggcaggctgggggtcccgggcagggccaggagcagagctggcagcTGGGGGCCAGAAGCAGAGTTGAGTGttgctctctccccacccccttcatgGGAGATGGCCTGGGCCTCAGCACCCCCCCAGGGGGGCATATCCCTCACAGTGGGGGCCTCTGTTCTAGATGACCTAGCAAGCTACTTCCTTAGGAGTGCCAGTGAGAATTATCAAGAGATGTattctttgtattacagtaatgcctacGAGCTACAGTCTTGAGCCAAGGCCCAACTACACTGGACACTATACAAACCTAACAAAATGTGGGTCCCTGCtcaaaagagtttacaatctagacaCAGCTCCTGCCCCGTAGATCAGGTATTAAATATTACAGTAAGATTAGAATCGAGCTGCAGAATCTATTATTTGATCTGGGAAAATCTATGTATGTGGAATAATAATTACATTTACAATCCCCCAAACCTAAATAGTTGCACTCCATCTGGTAAGTTACACAGTTCTTTTCACCATTTTAGGGCTctaca
The Eretmochelys imbricata isolate rEreImb1 chromosome 1, rEreImb1.hap1, whole genome shotgun sequence DNA segment above includes these coding regions:
- the NDUFA5 gene encoding NADH dehydrogenase [ubiquinone] 1 alpha subcomplex subunit 5; protein product: MAGALKKTTGLVGLAVAETPHEHLRILYTKILAALQDIPKDAAYRKYTEQIVNERFNMVKTEPNVEKLEDKMKSGQIEEVIIQAESELSLARKMVQWKPWEPLVEEPPTDQWRWPI